The following proteins are encoded in a genomic region of Glycine soja cultivar W05 chromosome 17, ASM419377v2, whole genome shotgun sequence:
- the LOC114392155 gene encoding sodium/hydrogen exchanger 2-like — protein sequence MAVEALYLYDKLTTVMTSDHASVVSMNLFVALLCACIIIGHLLEENRWINESITALLIGLCTGVFILFTTGGKSSHILVFSEDLFFIYLLPPIIFNAGFQVKKKQFFLNFMTIMLFGAVGTLISFCIISLGAIHFFQKLDIGSLKIGDFLAIGAIFSATDSVCTLQVLNQDETPLLYSLVFGEGVVNDATSVVLFKAIQNFDLSHIDLTTALQLLGNFLYLFIASTVLGIFAGLLSAFIIKKLYFGKLIRHSTDREVALMVLMAYLSYMLSELFSLSAILTVFFCGIVMSHYTWHNVTESSRVTTKHVFATLSFIAEIFIFLYVGMDALDIEKWRIVSQSPRKSIGVSSLLLALILVGRAAFVFPLSFLSNLLKKSQSEKIELKQQVTIWWAGLMRGAVSIALAYNQFTRLGHTKLRENAIMITSTITVVLFSTLAFGLMTKPLVRLLLPWSKHVMSLPSPPSTPKSFTVPLLGSQNGPPPSTLRMLLSCIPTRGVHHYWRKFDDSVMRPVFGGRGFVPYVPGSPLEQSVHQWHCT from the exons ATGGCTGTGGAAGCATTGTATTTGTATGATAAACTAACCACAGTCATGACCTCTGATCATGCTTCCGTCGTCTCAATGAACCTTTTTGTTGCTCTTCTCTGCGCTTGCATCATCATCGGTCATTTGTTGGAGGAGAACCGATGGATCAATGAATCCATCACTGCCCTTCTCATT GGTCTCTGTACTGGGGTCTTTATATTGTTTACTACTGGAGGAAAAAGCTCTCATATACTTGTCTTCAGTGAAgatcttttcttcatttatctTCTTCCACCCATCATCTTCAATGCCGG GTTTCAGGTGAagaagaaacaatttttcctcaaTTTTATGACTATAATGCTCTTTGGTGCAGTTGGTACTTTGATATCATTCTGCATAATATCACTAG gtGCCATACACTTTTTTCAGAAATTGGACATTGGTTCCCTGAAGATTGGAGATTTTCTAG CAATTGGAGCAATATTTTCAGCAACAGATTCTGTTTGCACGTTGCAG GTTCTTAATCAGGATGAGACTCCCTTACTATATAGCCTGGTCTTTGGGGAGGGGGTAGTAAATGATGCTACCTCCGTAGTTCTCTTCAAAGCAATTCAGAATTTTGACCTTTCTCACATTGACTTAACCACTGCCTTGCAATTATTagggaattttttgtatttattcatTGCAAGCACTGTGTTGGGAATCTTT GCTGGATTGCTCAGTGCATTCATTATTAAGAAGCTCTATTTTGGCAAGTTGATAAG GCATTCTACAGACCGTGAGGTTGCTCTCATGGTACTCATGGCATACCTTTCATATATGCTATCTGAA CTATTTTCTTTAAGTGCCATTCTGACTGTTTTCTTCTGCGGCATTGTTATGTCTCACTACACGTGGCATAATGTGACAGAGAGTTCAAGAGTGACAACCAA GCATGTTTTtgccactttgtcattcattgCTGAAATCTTTATCTTCCTCTATGTGGGGATGGATGCATTAGATATAGAAAAGTGGCGAATTGTAAGTCAAAG CCCAAGAAAATCAATTGGGGTCAGTTCGTTGCTGTTGGCACTTATCTTAGTGGGAAGAGCTGCATTTGTTTTCCCTTTGTCCTTCTTATCCAACTTGCTTAAGAAGTCTCAATCTGAGAAAATTGAGTTAAAACAACAA GTAACAATTTGGTGGGCTGGTCTCATGCGTGGTGCTGTCTCTATCGCACTTGCTTACAATCAG TTTACCAGGCTGGGCCATACTAAACTGCGGGAGAATGCCATCATGATCACTAGTACCATCACTGTTGTACTCTTCAGCACATTG GCGTTTGGGTTGATGACAAAGCCACTTGTGAGACTATTGCTTCCTTGGTCTAAACACGTAATGAGCTTGCCGTCCCCACCATCGACACCAAAATCATTCACTGTGCCACTTCTTGGCAGTCAAAATGGGCCTCCACCAAGCACCTTGAGGATGCTCCTAAGCTGCATTCCTACTCGTGGAGTTCACCACTATTGGCGCAAGTTTGATGATTCTGTAATGCGACCCGTCTTTGGTGGACGAGGTTTTGTACCCTACGTTCCCGGGTCACCCCTTGAACAAAGTGTTCATCAGTGGCATTGCACTTAA
- the LOC114392156 gene encoding vesicle-associated protein 2-2-like: protein MATHLLHIEPAELRFVFELKKQSSCLVQLANNTDHFLAFKVKTTSPKKYCVRPNIGIIKPNDKCDFTVTMQAQRMAPPDMLCKDKFLIQSTVVPVGTTEDDITSDMFAKDSGKFIEEKKLRVVLISPPSSPVLLPVNGDMKHDPSNEINVQKDRLPSGVENIPPPRKVSEEVKGLEPAQDMKEDRADEDIVPRQAENVGDMKPAKDDVQSNLANESEELKSKLSVMDSKLREAEVTITKLNEERRRNTQEKDLLKKELEVLKRQINTKGNQAGFPFLFVCMVALISVAVGYYIHP from the exons ATGGCTACTCACCTTCTTCATATCGAACCCGCCGAGCTCCGGTTCGTCT TTGAATTGAAGAAACAAAGTTCATGTTTGGTTCAACTTGCCAACAACACTGATCACTTTCTTGCCTTTAAG GTAAAAACAACTTCACCCAAAAAATATTGCGTCAGGCCCAACATAGGCATCATCAAGCCCAATGATAAATGTGATTTTACTG TTACTATGCAAGCTCAGCGCATGGCACCGCCTGATATGCTGTGTAAAGACAAATTTCTTATTCAGAGCACAGTTGTCCCGGTTGGAACCACAGAAGATGACATCACCTCTGATATG TTTGCAAAAGACAGTGGAAAGTTTATTGAGGAGAAGAAACTACGGGTAGTCCTCATCAGTCCACCATCTTCTCCGGTGTTGCTTCCAGTAAATGGTGATATGAAGCATGATCCATCCAacgaaattaatgtgcaaaaaGATAGGTTGCCCAGTGGAGTTGAAAACATACCTCCCCCTCGTAAA GTTTCCGAGGAGGTTAAAGGTTTGGAACCAGCCCAGGATATGAAGGAGGATAGAGCAGATGAGGATATTGTCCCAAGACAAGCTGAGAATGTTGGTGACATGAAGCCAGCAAAAGATGATGTGCAGTCGAATTTAGCCAATGAATCTGAGGAATTGAAGTCAAAACTTAGTGTAATGGATTCAAAGCTAAGAGAG GCTGAGGTAACCATCACGAAGCTGAATGAGGAGAGGCGCAGGAACACTCAAGAAAAAGATTTGCTTAAGAAAGAGTtg GAGGTGTTGAAGAGGCAAATCAATACGAAAGGAAATCAGGCTGGTTTTCCATTTCTGTTTGTTTGCATGGTTGCTCTTATCAGTGTGGCAGTTGGATATTATATTCATCCATAA